The following proteins come from a genomic window of Pseudomonas putida:
- a CDS encoding hydroxymethylglutaryl-CoA lyase, which produces MTTITINEVGLRDGLQSLQTVMPTAAKLRWIDSAYAAGVRHMEVASFVPARLLPQMADAKQVVAHALTYPGLLVTVLAPNLRGAQDALESGAQRVVAPVSVSNAHSMANVRRTPQEMVEELGRMCQLRSEMGRHDVQMIAGMSVAFGCTRQGDVPLGDLCALTRQVIEAGCDLVSLADTVGYANPGQVAKVIQAVRGIAGERLRAAHFHDTRGLALANSLVAVQQGIRELDASLAGLGGCPFAPGASGNTVTEDLVFMLQSMGYDTGIDLQALIDSRQVLRDALPDEPLYGALARAGLPLNY; this is translated from the coding sequence ATGACAACAATAACAATCAATGAAGTCGGCCTGCGCGATGGCCTGCAGAGCCTGCAGACGGTCATGCCGACTGCCGCCAAGCTGCGCTGGATCGACAGCGCGTATGCCGCTGGCGTGCGCCACATGGAAGTTGCCTCGTTCGTGCCGGCCAGGCTGTTGCCGCAGATGGCCGACGCCAAACAGGTGGTCGCCCACGCACTGACCTACCCGGGCCTGCTGGTTACGGTACTGGCCCCTAACCTGCGCGGTGCCCAGGATGCACTGGAGTCTGGTGCGCAACGCGTCGTCGCCCCGGTGTCGGTAAGCAACGCCCACAGCATGGCCAACGTACGCCGCACGCCGCAGGAAATGGTTGAGGAGCTGGGGCGCATGTGCCAGCTGCGCAGCGAGATGGGCCGGCATGACGTGCAGATGATCGCCGGCATGTCAGTGGCCTTCGGCTGCACCCGTCAGGGTGATGTGCCGCTGGGTGACCTGTGCGCATTGACACGCCAGGTGATCGAGGCGGGTTGCGACCTGGTGTCGCTGGCCGATACCGTCGGCTACGCCAACCCCGGGCAGGTAGCCAAGGTGATCCAGGCGGTGCGGGGCATTGCCGGGGAGCGCCTGCGCGCCGCGCACTTCCACGACACCCGTGGCCTGGCGCTGGCCAACAGCCTGGTCGCCGTGCAGCAAGGTATCCGCGAGCTGGACGCCTCGCTGGCCGGCCTTGGCGGTTGCCCGTTCGCGCCAGGTGCCTCCGGCAATACCGTGACCGAAGACCTGGTGTTCATGCTGCAAAGCATGGGTTACGACACCGGCATCGACCTGCAGGCATTGATCGACTCACGCCAGGTACTGCGTGATGCCTTGCCCGATGAACCTCTGTACGGCGCGCTCGCCCGCGCCGGCCTGCCGCTCAACTACTAA
- a CDS encoding CaiB/BaiF CoA transferase family protein — MSRLPLDGIRVVEISHMVMGPTCGMILGDLGAEVIKIEPTRGDGTRRLLGAGAGFFRTFNRNKQCIAVDVETPQGRDAVLALIDTADVFIENFKPGRMHTLGFDYTALRERNRRLIYASHKGFLSGPYDNRLALDEVVQMMAGLAYMTGPVGRPLRAGSSVNDIMGGMFGAIGVLAALNERNSTGVGREVQSALYENCVLLAAQHMQQFVVTGEAAAPMPNRISAWAIYDVFTFAGGEQMFVAATGEGQWQALCTVLGQAALRDDPTLASNNDRVLQRPRLLAHLAEVFATLDAQQLAVELEANGIPFAPIRRPEELFDDPHLMQSGGMADLTLEDGSSTPMPLLPLALDGQRLQPRRPIPRIGEHTQKVMRELGYSDAHIAELCAAGVLKTDEQER; from the coding sequence ATGTCCAGACTCCCCTTGGACGGCATTCGTGTCGTTGAGATTTCGCACATGGTCATGGGCCCCACCTGCGGCATGATCCTCGGTGATCTTGGCGCAGAAGTGATCAAGATCGAGCCCACCCGTGGCGATGGCACACGGCGCTTGCTCGGCGCAGGCGCCGGGTTTTTCCGCACCTTCAACCGCAACAAGCAATGCATCGCCGTGGATGTGGAAACGCCCCAGGGCCGGGATGCCGTGCTGGCGCTGATCGACACGGCCGATGTGTTCATCGAGAACTTCAAGCCAGGGCGCATGCATACGCTCGGCTTTGACTACACCGCCCTGCGCGAGCGCAACCGGCGGTTGATTTACGCCTCGCACAAGGGCTTTCTCAGCGGCCCTTACGACAATCGGCTGGCTCTGGATGAAGTGGTGCAGATGATGGCGGGCCTGGCCTACATGACCGGGCCGGTGGGGCGGCCGCTGCGTGCGGGCAGTTCGGTGAACGACATCATGGGCGGCATGTTCGGGGCCATCGGGGTGCTGGCCGCGCTCAACGAGCGCAACAGCACCGGCGTTGGCCGCGAGGTACAGAGCGCACTGTACGAGAACTGCGTGCTGCTGGCCGCCCAGCACATGCAGCAGTTTGTGGTCACGGGGGAGGCGGCAGCGCCAATGCCCAACCGTATCAGTGCCTGGGCCATTTATGATGTGTTCACCTTTGCCGGGGGCGAGCAGATGTTTGTCGCCGCCACAGGGGAGGGGCAGTGGCAGGCGCTGTGCACCGTGCTTGGCCAGGCGGCATTGCGCGACGACCCCACCCTGGCCAGCAACAACGACCGGGTGTTGCAGCGCCCGCGTTTGCTGGCGCACCTGGCCGAGGTATTCGCCACACTTGATGCGCAGCAACTGGCGGTCGAGCTTGAGGCCAATGGCATCCCCTTCGCGCCGATCCGTCGCCCGGAGGAGCTGTTCGATGACCCCCACCTGATGCAAAGCGGGGGCATGGCCGACCTCACCCTGGAGGACGGCAGCAGCACGCCGATGCCACTGCTGCCGCTGGCGCTCGATGGCCAGCGCCTGCAACCGCGCAGGCCGATCCCGCGTATCGGCGAGCACACCCAGAAAGTCATGCGCGAGCTTGGTTACAGCGATGCGCACATTGCCGAGCTGTGCGCCGCAGGCGTGCTCAAGACTGACGAGCAGGAGCGCTGA
- a CDS encoding gamma carbonic anhydrase family protein yields MAIYRYDTLVPNLHPETFVAEQATVIGDVTLAQGVSVWPQAVLRGDNEPIHIGQHSNVQEGAVLHADPGFNLTVGSGVTIGHQAMLHGCTIGDGALIGIQAVVLNGAVIGRNCLVGAGAIVTEGKVFPDNSLILGAPAKVVRELSPEAIAHMHANAADYVRKGQACKEKLVRIG; encoded by the coding sequence ATGGCCATCTACCGATACGACACGCTTGTCCCTAACCTGCACCCGGAAACCTTCGTTGCCGAGCAAGCTACGGTGATCGGCGATGTCACGCTGGCGCAAGGCGTTAGTGTGTGGCCGCAAGCGGTGCTGCGCGGCGACAATGAACCGATCCACATTGGCCAGCACAGCAATGTGCAGGAGGGCGCGGTGCTGCATGCCGACCCTGGTTTCAACCTGACCGTGGGCAGTGGCGTGACCATCGGCCACCAGGCGATGCTGCATGGCTGCACGATTGGCGATGGTGCACTGATCGGCATACAGGCGGTGGTACTCAACGGCGCGGTCATCGGCCGCAATTGCCTGGTGGGGGCGGGTGCCATCGTCACCGAAGGCAAGGTCTTCCCCGACAATTCACTGATCCTCGGTGCACCTGCCAAAGTGGTGCGTGAGCTGTCGCCAGAGGCCATCGCGCACATGCACGCCAATGCCGCTGACTACGTGCGCAAAGGCCAAGCCTGCAAGGAAAAGCTCGTGCGTATCGGCTAA
- a CDS encoding MFS transporter, whose translation MVALTGVLARERNERHINELLLYRRVAWRIMPLAIICFLFSYFDRINISFAKTQMQAELGLSDAAYGLAASMFFIGYVLFEVPSSLGLKRYGAPAWICRIMVSWGLATAALVFAYTHYTLYFLRFLIGVMEAGFGPAILFYLACWFPRKHLAKMNGLWFLAVPLAGAVGGPAAGFLLGTMDGVLGLAGWHWLFLMSGLPCVVLGVLVLCKLDRDIASAKWLTLEEKALLQENLAQDKRADKPVLGSLWRVLLTREVAIMAFIYYVIKSASYGLNFWMPHLIKSSGVQDMLWVGVLSALPYAVACVGMVLLTRRSDRTGERKRYLVYCLLAAAVGYLLACLFSGSSWAMMAALVLATAGTFIAIPIFWTIPQSTFSGLAIATGTAAINSVGQLSGIVAPVMVGQINDITGSTYMGMLSIAPLILLACLVVMRYVRNPKV comes from the coding sequence ATGGTTGCCTTGACCGGTGTTCTGGCGCGTGAGCGCAATGAGCGTCACATCAATGAACTGCTGCTGTACCGGCGGGTGGCCTGGCGCATCATGCCACTGGCCATCATCTGTTTCCTGTTCTCCTATTTCGACCGCATCAACATCAGCTTCGCCAAGACCCAGATGCAGGCCGAGCTTGGCCTGAGCGACGCGGCCTACGGGCTGGCCGCGAGCATGTTCTTCATTGGCTACGTGCTGTTCGAGGTGCCGAGCAGCCTGGGCCTGAAGCGCTACGGCGCGCCGGCGTGGATCTGCCGGATCATGGTGTCCTGGGGGCTGGCTACTGCGGCTCTGGTATTTGCCTATACCCATTACACCCTGTACTTCCTGCGTTTTCTGATCGGCGTGATGGAGGCTGGTTTCGGGCCGGCCATCCTGTTCTATCTGGCCTGCTGGTTCCCCCGCAAGCACCTGGCGAAGATGAACGGGCTGTGGTTTCTGGCTGTGCCCTTGGCTGGCGCGGTTGGCGGCCCTGCGGCGGGCTTTTTGCTGGGGACCATGGACGGTGTGCTGGGCCTTGCCGGCTGGCACTGGCTGTTTCTGATGTCGGGCTTGCCGTGCGTGGTGCTGGGCGTGTTGGTGCTGTGCAAGCTCGATCGCGACATTGCGTCGGCCAAGTGGCTGACCCTTGAAGAGAAAGCCCTGTTGCAGGAAAACCTTGCCCAGGACAAACGCGCGGACAAACCGGTGCTGGGTTCGCTGTGGCGGGTGCTGCTGACCCGAGAGGTGGCGATCATGGCGTTCATCTACTACGTGATCAAAAGCGCGTCCTATGGCCTGAATTTCTGGATGCCGCACCTGATCAAGTCTTCAGGGGTACAGGACATGCTGTGGGTCGGTGTGTTGTCTGCGCTGCCTTATGCGGTGGCGTGCGTCGGTATGGTGCTGCTCACCCGGCGCTCGGACCGCACCGGCGAGCGCAAGCGCTACCTTGTGTACTGCTTGCTGGCCGCAGCCGTTGGTTACTTGCTCGCGTGCCTGTTCTCGGGCTCGTCTTGGGCGATGATGGCGGCGCTGGTACTGGCGACAGCGGGTACGTTCATTGCCATCCCGATCTTCTGGACCATCCCGCAGTCGACCTTCTCCGGGTTGGCGATTGCAACCGGTACCGCGGCAATCAACTCCGTGGGCCAGCTCAGCGGCATCGTGGCACCGGTGATGGTGGGGCAGATCAACGACATCACAGGCAGCACATACATGGGCATGCTCTCGATTGCACCGCTCATCCTGCTCGCCTGCCTGGTGGTGATGCGCTACGTCAGAAACCCCAAGGTCTGA
- a CDS encoding OprD family porin, with the protein MNTSVSRRASLMLAALCCAWQSAQAAFVADGKGSLELRNFYFDRDFHGAAASQSRRGEWAQGFLLKWQSGYTEGVVGFGLDAAGMLGVKLDSSPDRSGSGLLPRGSDRRAVDGYGKAVATVKAKLSQTQLQLGGLSPQLPLLASNYSRLFPQWFKGTQLVSKDLDRFTFTLLQVDATKLRDSTDFESLTAMAQQGAYSATVTSDRLYYAGVDYQPAKSLTLSVHTSQLEDLFQRDFAGFKYRAGLGPGEAFTEWRWFNAHDQGRALLGEVDNRTLSTNIGYGLHGHTFSGGYQKASGNTAYAYVGGTDTYLFSEQQVSTFALANERAWMLRYDYNFAALGIPGLTFNVRYVKGDQIDPQRIASSKGRALAARGGEGEEWERTTDISYVVQSGVFRSLALRWRNATMRSNFADAADENRVIVGYTVEF; encoded by the coding sequence ATGAACACTTCCGTCTCACGGCGGGCATCACTGATGCTCGCGGCGTTGTGCTGTGCGTGGCAATCGGCCCAGGCGGCCTTTGTCGCTGACGGCAAAGGCAGCCTGGAGCTGCGCAATTTTTACTTTGATCGCGACTTTCACGGTGCTGCTGCCAGCCAGTCCAGGCGCGGTGAATGGGCCCAGGGCTTTTTGCTCAAGTGGCAATCGGGCTACACCGAAGGTGTCGTCGGGTTTGGCCTGGATGCGGCAGGGATGCTCGGCGTCAAGCTCGATTCATCCCCGGACCGCAGCGGCAGCGGGCTGTTGCCCCGCGGCAGTGACAGGCGCGCGGTGGATGGCTATGGCAAGGCGGTTGCCACCGTCAAGGCGAAGCTTTCGCAGACCCAACTGCAGCTGGGTGGTTTGAGCCCCCAGTTGCCATTGCTGGCGTCGAACTACAGCCGGTTGTTCCCGCAGTGGTTCAAGGGTACCCAGTTGGTCAGCAAGGACTTGGACCGTTTCACCTTTACCTTGCTGCAGGTCGATGCCACCAAGCTGCGCGACTCCACCGACTTTGAAAGCCTGACCGCCATGGCGCAACAGGGCGCCTATTCGGCAACGGTGACCAGCGACCGCCTGTACTACGCGGGTGTCGATTATCAGCCGGCGAAGAGCCTGACCCTCAGCGTGCACACCAGTCAGCTTGAAGACCTGTTCCAGCGGGACTTTGCGGGGTTCAAGTACAGGGCCGGCCTTGGGCCGGGGGAGGCATTCACCGAATGGCGCTGGTTCAACGCGCACGACCAGGGCAGGGCGTTGCTGGGCGAGGTGGATAACCGGACCTTGAGCACCAACATCGGCTATGGCCTGCACGGGCATACCTTCAGCGGTGGTTACCAGAAGGCCAGTGGAAATACCGCCTACGCGTATGTTGGTGGGACCGATACCTACCTGTTCAGCGAGCAGCAGGTGAGCACTTTTGCCTTGGCCAACGAGCGGGCATGGATGCTGCGTTACGACTACAACTTTGCAGCATTGGGCATCCCGGGGCTGACGTTCAATGTGCGCTACGTCAAGGGTGACCAGATCGACCCACAGCGGATTGCCAGCAGCAAAGGCCGGGCGCTGGCCGCGCGGGGTGGCGAAGGTGAGGAGTGGGAGCGGACCACCGACATCAGCTATGTAGTGCAGTCGGGGGTGTTCAGGAGCCTGGCGCTGCGTTGGCGCAATGCGACCATGCGCTCCAATTTTGCCGATGCGGCGGATGAAAATCGGGTGATCGTGGGGTACACGGTCGAGTTTTGA
- a CDS encoding gluconate 2-dehydrogenase subunit 3 family protein has translation MPEHAPDNPRRDFLRKTLTLIPVVTVATSTGLGAGQLLAQPAREPKVPATPPPGHYQPTFFTAEEWAFVQAAVSRIIPADELGPGALEAGAAEFIDRQMNTPYATGAQWYMQGPFKADAAPELGYQLQLSPQQIYRLGIAAADAWCKNASGKTFAEQDSATRDKVLGKIEAGEIVFEQLPAKVFFSLLVQNTREGFFCDPIHGGNKGMVGWTQIGFPGARADFMDWVERNEPYPFPAVSIRGERA, from the coding sequence ATGCCTGAGCATGCCCCCGACAACCCGCGCCGGGACTTTCTGCGCAAAACGTTGACCCTTATTCCCGTGGTCACCGTGGCTACCAGCACCGGCCTGGGTGCCGGCCAGCTGCTGGCCCAGCCGGCCCGCGAACCCAAGGTGCCTGCTACACCGCCCCCTGGCCATTACCAGCCGACTTTCTTCACCGCCGAAGAATGGGCCTTTGTACAGGCGGCGGTGTCGCGCATCATCCCCGCTGACGAGCTGGGCCCCGGCGCACTCGAAGCAGGCGCCGCCGAGTTTATTGATCGCCAGATGAACACCCCCTATGCCACAGGTGCCCAGTGGTACATGCAGGGCCCGTTCAAGGCCGACGCCGCGCCAGAGCTTGGCTACCAGCTGCAACTGAGCCCCCAGCAAATCTACCGCCTGGGCATCGCCGCTGCGGATGCATGGTGCAAAAACGCCAGCGGTAAAACGTTTGCTGAGCAAGATAGCGCTACCCGAGACAAAGTTCTCGGCAAGATCGAAGCCGGTGAGATCGTTTTCGAACAGCTGCCTGCCAAGGTGTTTTTCAGCCTGCTGGTGCAGAACACCCGCGAGGGGTTCTTCTGCGACCCGATTCACGGTGGCAACAAGGGTATGGTCGGCTGGACGCAAATCGGCTTCCCCGGCGCCCGTGCAGACTTCATGGACTGGGTCGAGCGCAATGAGCCTTACCCGTTCCCGGCAGTATCGATTCGTGGCGAGAGGGCGTAA
- a CDS encoding GMC family oxidoreductase: MANAMKKVDAVIVGFGWAGAIMAKELTEAGLQVVALERGPMQDTYPEGSYPQVIDELTYSVRKKLFVDVSKETVTIRHSVNDVALPNRQLGAFLPGKGVGGAGLHWSGVHFRVDPMELRMRSHYEERYGKRFIPEDMTIQDFGVSYEELEPCFDFAEKVFGTSGQAWTVNGKVVGEGKGGNPYAPDRSNPFPLVSQKNVVSAQLFQKATASLGYKPYNLPSANTSGPYTNPYGAQMGPCNFCGFCSGYVCYMYSKASPNVNILPALRQVPHFELRANAHVLRVNLDDSKRKATGVTYIDAQGREVEQPADIVILAAFQFNNVRLMLLSGIGKPYDPIKNEGVVGRNFAYQNMGTVKAFFDKDTYTNNFIGAGGNGVAIDDFNADNFDHGPHGFVGGSPMWVNQAGSRPIAGIANPPGTPAWGSAWKKATADYYTHQLSMDAHGAHQSYRGNYLDLDPTYRDAYGQPLLRMTFDWQENDIKMNQFMVDKLSKIAQAMNPKAIAVLGKKVQEHFNTASYQTTHLNGGAIMGTDPKTSALNRYLQSWDVHNVFVPGASAFPQGLGYNPTGLVAALTYWSARAIREQYLKNPGPLVQA; encoded by the coding sequence ATGGCCAATGCAATGAAGAAGGTCGATGCGGTGATCGTCGGTTTCGGCTGGGCGGGCGCCATCATGGCCAAGGAACTCACCGAGGCCGGGTTGCAGGTGGTCGCGCTGGAGCGCGGGCCGATGCAGGACACCTACCCCGAAGGCAGCTACCCGCAGGTCATCGATGAGCTGACCTACAGCGTGCGCAAGAAGCTGTTCGTGGATGTCTCCAAAGAAACCGTCACCATCCGCCACAGCGTCAACGATGTCGCGCTGCCCAACCGCCAGCTCGGTGCCTTCCTGCCCGGCAAGGGCGTGGGCGGCGCAGGCCTGCACTGGTCCGGCGTGCATTTTCGTGTAGACCCGATGGAGCTGCGCATGCGCAGCCACTACGAAGAGCGCTACGGCAAACGCTTCATTCCTGAAGACATGACGATCCAGGACTTTGGCGTGAGCTACGAGGAGCTCGAGCCCTGCTTCGACTTCGCCGAGAAGGTCTTCGGCACCTCGGGCCAGGCCTGGACCGTGAACGGCAAGGTGGTCGGCGAAGGGAAGGGTGGCAACCCTTATGCACCGGACCGCTCCAACCCCTTCCCGCTGGTGTCGCAGAAGAACGTGGTGTCTGCGCAGCTGTTCCAGAAGGCAACCGCCAGCCTGGGCTACAAGCCCTACAACCTGCCTTCGGCCAACACATCAGGGCCCTACACCAACCCTTATGGGGCGCAGATGGGGCCGTGCAACTTCTGTGGTTTCTGCAGCGGGTACGTGTGCTACATGTACTCCAAGGCGTCACCCAACGTGAACATCCTGCCGGCGCTGCGCCAGGTGCCCCATTTCGAGCTGCGGGCCAATGCCCATGTGCTGCGGGTGAACCTGGACGACAGCAAGCGCAAGGCTACCGGGGTGACCTACATCGATGCCCAGGGGCGGGAAGTGGAGCAGCCGGCTGACATCGTCATCCTTGCCGCGTTCCAGTTCAACAACGTGCGCCTGATGCTGCTGTCGGGCATCGGCAAACCCTATGACCCGATCAAGAACGAAGGGGTTGTGGGGCGCAACTTCGCCTACCAGAACATGGGCACGGTGAAAGCGTTCTTCGACAAGGACACCTACACCAACAACTTCATCGGCGCCGGCGGCAACGGTGTGGCGATCGACGACTTCAACGCCGACAACTTCGACCATGGGCCGCACGGTTTCGTCGGCGGCTCGCCGATGTGGGTCAACCAGGCCGGCAGCCGGCCGATTGCCGGTATTGCCAACCCGCCCGGCACGCCCGCCTGGGGCAGTGCCTGGAAGAAGGCCACGGCCGATTACTACACCCACCAGCTGTCGATGGACGCCCACGGCGCGCACCAGTCGTACCGTGGCAACTACCTGGACCTCGACCCGACCTACCGGGATGCCTACGGCCAGCCGCTGCTGCGCATGACTTTCGACTGGCAGGAAAACGACATCAAGATGAACCAGTTCATGGTCGACAAGCTGAGCAAGATCGCCCAGGCGATGAACCCCAAGGCCATCGCTGTGCTAGGCAAGAAGGTCCAGGAGCACTTCAACACCGCCAGCTACCAGACCACCCACCTCAACGGCGGCGCAATCATGGGCACCGACCCCAAAACCAGTGCCTTGAACCGCTACCTGCAAAGCTGGGACGTGCACAACGTGTTCGTGCCGGGCGCATCGGCGTTCCCCCAAGGCCTGGGTTACAACCCCACCGGCCTGGTGGCTGCGCTGACCTACTGGTCGGCGCGGGCCATCCGGGAGCAGTACCTGAAAAACCCCGGCCCGCTGGTTCAGGCTTGA
- a CDS encoding cytochrome c: MKKLLIATLLLGTGLAAQADEATDALVKKGEYLARAGDCVACHTAKGGKPFAGGLPMETPIGTVYSTNITPDATGIGQYSFEDFDLAVRKGVAKDGSTLYPAMPYPSYARVKDEDMRALYAYFMQGVQPVAQPNKATDIPWPLSMRWPLAIWRGVFAPEVKAWQAPAGADPVVSRGAYLVEGLGHCGACHTPRALTMQEEALSPADGKQFLAGSAPLEGWIAKNLRGDHKDGLGSWSEEQLVQFLKTGRSDRSAVFGGMSDVVEHSMQHLSDADLTAIARYLKTLPASDPHDQPHVYDKHVAQALWNGDDSKPGAAVYVDNCAACHRTDGQGYTRVFPALAGNPVVQTADATSLIHVVLDGGTVPATHTAPSNLTMPAFGWRLSDQEVAEVVNFIRTSWGNQGSAVSASDVKAIR; the protein is encoded by the coding sequence ATGAAAAAACTGTTGATCGCGACCCTGCTGCTGGGCACGGGCCTGGCTGCCCAGGCTGATGAAGCTACCGATGCGCTGGTGAAGAAGGGCGAGTACCTGGCCCGTGCCGGTGACTGCGTGGCCTGCCATACCGCCAAGGGCGGCAAGCCTTTTGCCGGTGGGCTGCCGATGGAAACCCCCATCGGCACCGTGTACTCCACCAACATCACACCGGATGCCACCGGCATCGGCCAGTACAGTTTCGAAGACTTCGACCTGGCCGTGCGCAAAGGTGTGGCCAAGGACGGCAGCACGCTGTACCCGGCCATGCCGTACCCGTCCTATGCGCGGGTCAAGGACGAGGACATGCGCGCCTTGTACGCCTACTTCATGCAAGGCGTGCAACCGGTGGCGCAGCCAAACAAGGCCACCGACATCCCTTGGCCCCTGAGCATGCGTTGGCCGCTGGCGATCTGGCGTGGCGTGTTCGCGCCAGAGGTGAAAGCCTGGCAAGCGCCGGCCGGTGCCGACCCGGTGGTCAGCCGCGGCGCCTACCTGGTGGAGGGGCTGGGCCATTGTGGCGCGTGCCATACCCCGCGTGCCCTGACCATGCAGGAAGAGGCCCTGAGCCCCGCTGATGGCAAGCAGTTCCTCGCTGGCAGTGCGCCACTGGAAGGCTGGATCGCCAAGAACCTGCGCGGTGACCACAAGGACGGCCTGGGTAGCTGGAGTGAGGAACAGCTGGTGCAGTTCCTTAAAACCGGCCGCAGTGACCGCAGTGCCGTGTTCGGCGGCATGAGCGATGTGGTCGAACACAGCATGCAGCACTTGAGCGATGCCGACCTGACGGCCATTGCCCGCTACCTCAAGACGCTACCGGCAAGCGACCCGCACGACCAGCCGCATGTGTACGACAAGCACGTGGCACAGGCTTTATGGAACGGGGATGACAGCAAGCCGGGTGCGGCGGTGTACGTCGACAACTGCGCTGCCTGCCACCGTACCGACGGCCAGGGGTATACCCGCGTGTTCCCGGCGCTTGCCGGCAACCCGGTGGTGCAGACGGCCGATGCCACCTCGTTGATCCATGTGGTGCTGGATGGCGGCACTGTGCCGGCGACGCATACCGCGCCGTCGAATCTCACCATGCCAGCGTTCGGCTGGCGCTTGAGCGACCAGGAAGTGGCTGAGGTGGTGAATTTCATCCGGACCAGTTGGGGTAACCAAGGCAGTGCTGTTTCGGCCAGTGATGTGAAAGCCATCCGCTAA
- a CDS encoding LacI family DNA-binding transcriptional regulator: MTDLPAHSRERVTISEVARVAGVSKATVSRYIGGDRQLLAEATAKRLEEVIERLGYRPNQMARGLKRGQTRLIGMLVADILNPYSVAVMHGVETACRQHGYSLVVCNTNRDDEQERHHLAALQSYNVEGLIVNTLGHHPGELLNLQRDMPMVLVDRQLPELNVDLVGLDNAQAIEQALDHLQARGYRDILAVTEPLDGTSSRLERTQAFTASISRRAGMRQQLVEIDGNLHARLDAFLGSNGHGPQAIFTFNGVATLTVTRVLHDAGCNLFQDVGLIALDELDWYPLVGSGITALAQPTERIGVAAFDCLHDRLRGESGAPRRLDFKAELIIRGSTQTRE; encoded by the coding sequence ATGACCGACTTGCCTGCCCATTCCCGCGAACGCGTGACCATAAGTGAGGTCGCACGCGTTGCCGGCGTCTCCAAGGCCACCGTGTCGCGCTACATTGGCGGCGATCGCCAGCTGCTGGCCGAAGCTACCGCCAAGCGCCTTGAAGAAGTCATCGAGCGCCTGGGCTACCGGCCCAACCAGATGGCCCGCGGCCTCAAGCGTGGCCAGACGCGTTTGATCGGCATGCTGGTAGCAGACATCCTCAACCCCTATTCAGTCGCGGTGATGCACGGCGTCGAAACCGCCTGCCGTCAGCACGGCTACAGCCTTGTGGTATGCAACACCAACCGCGACGACGAGCAGGAGCGCCATCACCTGGCGGCCCTGCAGTCTTACAACGTCGAGGGCCTGATCGTGAATACCCTTGGCCATCACCCCGGCGAGCTGCTCAACCTTCAGCGTGACATGCCCATGGTCCTGGTAGACCGGCAACTGCCGGAGCTGAACGTAGACCTGGTAGGGCTCGATAACGCCCAGGCCATCGAGCAGGCCCTGGACCACCTGCAGGCGCGTGGCTACCGCGACATCCTGGCGGTCACCGAACCACTGGACGGCACCAGCTCCCGGCTCGAACGCACGCAGGCGTTCACCGCCTCGATCAGCCGTCGCGCCGGCATGCGTCAGCAACTGGTGGAGATCGACGGCAACCTGCACGCCCGGCTTGACGCCTTCCTCGGCAGTAACGGGCACGGGCCGCAGGCGATCTTTACCTTCAACGGCGTGGCCACCCTGACGGTGACCCGTGTATTGCACGACGCTGGTTGCAACCTGTTCCAGGACGTCGGCCTGATTGCGCTGGACGAACTGGACTGGTACCCGCTGGTCGGTAGCGGCATTACCGCGCTCGCCCAACCCACCGAACGCATCGGTGTGGCCGCCTTCGACTGCCTGCACGACCGCCTGCGCGGCGAGAGCGGGGCGCCACGGCGCCTGGACTTCAAGGCAGAGTTGATCATCCGAGGTTCCACTCAAACACGCGAATGA